From the Melanotaenia boesemani isolate fMelBoe1 chromosome 9, fMelBoe1.pri, whole genome shotgun sequence genome, the window ttctattatttgatATATCAAAATATGTTAAAACATAAATGTGTACGGACAGATTTCCTGTTTTGCAGCTGCATGCTGTGGTTTACTGAGCTCACCACATCACAGTGAGCAAGGAGGGAAAATATCTCCATGTTTACTTTAAACTGTGTCTTTACACACTTTAAATAGCTTATCTCTCTCACAGAGATCAGTTACTAAAAATCATGAAAATCTTTCCTTTGGGACAAGAATGAAAATATAAAGACTTAAAAGCACACAGCAGTCCTCATCCAGAACCCGCAGAGGGAGCCACTGtcacagttttgatcatacgtTACAataagatgcagaaaaaaatcactgcACTGAGCTGTCTTACAATCTTATATCCAGCCAAAAAGTCTTTTTGATCAAGTTTTGGGTGTAACACACTAGCCAATAGCagaattatttatcattttttgaaaatatgtgtcttttattttttatttagttactaAATCCTACAGTCAGTCATTTAGATGCATATTAGATCAAATATGGTCCTATCCATAATCAAGTAAAACACTCGTGCCAAGTCAGTtaagtaaattaaaaagaaagaaagaaaatctattGCTAGTTTTTTGGGTTTATTTGTTCTGCTTAATAAATTACTTGGAATGAGTATTTCACAACTTGTCTTAAActatttcttagtttttttaaaaccttaaaattttcttatttcagttAATCTTAGAACACTGGCAGATGTATTCACCTGACTATAGCCTGAATCTTCTGAAGTTAAGTGTATTTTTCCTATATATTAAGAGCTCATTTTTACAGTGTGGCTCCCTCTGCACATCTTAGTATGCTATAAGATTTACTTAACATAAGTGGGATATTGTATAAAACATAGATATGAGAATGTTATTCCTATCAGATTAGTTTCTTTGAGACAACCCTGAAAACCTCTCAGtatataaagataaataatttcCTTTGAAGCACAGAGCAGGAGGCTGGTGGCTCCATATTCagtctgaattttttttacacaagttTGACCATTTTGTATATACAGCATTTTCATGGTGTTCATGCCAGCTAATTTCAAccattcctgtttttatttttggtctaGCATCTACATGAGGTCAAAATTCCAATTTGTGCAACACTGAGGCTGGACTAGCACCAACTACAGAACCTGTTGGTTTGCAATGTTAGCATGCTATCACAGAAAGCAAAAGTGGTCGACACACGTGAAGCAACTGTTTTGGCAGCATGTTGTTGGCATAATTGCATCAGCAGGGACCACCACAGGATTTCTCCTAAAGCACTTTGGCCCTGACATTTCTAAAGTGAGGATTACTAACTAACAGTTTTCTCGTGCAGCATAGTTTTCAGTCAGATTGATCTCTTGCAAGTTGCTTCTGGGTCTAAAAACCCAACATGGTGACAACCAAAGGTCAGATCCTTTGTATTCAGTCTGTAGTTCAAGcatgttgtttttgcttttgggTGATGTCTTGATCATCCTTTAATCCAATGCAAACCACAAATCCAAAGCTTAATTCCGGCACAGTAATGTTCTATAAGCAGGCTGATCCCAGTTCTTTCTTCTTGGGTCTTTGTTAACATGACAGACCCTCCCAGTCCACACAGTGTCCTTTCTGTTAGCTAGATGTGCCTTTATTGTCCTGTGTCATTGATAAGCAGAGGTCCACACTAAGGTGGTGCAGCTTTCCTTTGATAAGCTGTTTGTAACTGTTCACCACCTTCGTAAAGTTGGTCTCGCTGCCACAGATCTCTCCTGAAGGACGAGAAGACGTCACTTCATCACCCTGTAAAAAGTAGAGTCAGTTAAACACATGCTTGGGAGTGTGGttcaacaaacatgtttttcagaaaCTCTTTAGGTGTTTGTGGGTTAAAAGGGTTAAAAGggtatttcagtttttttttttgtttgtttgtttgtttgtttgtgtgtttttctttcttattagAGTTGTATAAAGTAGTTATGAGCAGTAACTGTCTTACATGACATGAGACAGACTGTTTAGAGATTCACATGTTTTCCTGATGGGCTAGCTAGCGTTAAACATTACTCATGACAGGGAAACACGCATTatctaaaacatctaaaacctcaAGAGATTGCAGAGGTTGAAAGGATTTCATTTCTGCATCAGAaaagttgtttacatttttcaggAAGCCCAAACAAACTGAGTGAAGCgttaaaaacagcagcacacACCATGTTAAACAAACCCTGTCAGAGTAACTGAGGCAAAAGTAAAATGGTGTAAATATCACAAACTGCTATGAAGTGTTTTagttttgagttgttttagGCGGTGAAGAATGAGTTTTGCTGATTAGCTTCAGGGAACCATCTGATCCAGTCTGACAGATGTCTACTGCAGGTCAGATGAAAAATACTCCTAAGTGTGACACACAAGCCCACCTTAAAAAACAGAATCATCCCTCTACGACAGATGGCATCTACAAGTCATGTCTCTGGATTTACTGAATAAACATAACAAAGtatgcagaaaatgtaaaacatttaagcATGCAGGGGTAGGACAAACCAATGGAAACTCCATGAGAATTAGCAATTCTATCTTATATTGAGTTGATGTTGGTTTGGCAGCAGTGACAGCTTATATACATCAATGAAAAGAGTCATACAAATTTTGAACAATGGCTGGAAGAATTTTAATGTGTTCACACTGAACCGGCTCCTTCAGATATGCTGGACTTGCAGAACTAAAGCTTTTGAGAGATGCTCGATCATGTTAAGATCTTTGTGGGGGTCAATCCTAATGTTGTTATGACTGCTTTAGTCTTCATGACAGTTAAGATGGCACCACCACTGAGAAACAAAACTTGTATATACTCCTTAGAAGCAAACCCTAATAAACTGATATTAAAACAATATTCCGTCCTGACATTAAaatttgtgcttctgactcaCTTTGGTGGCACATTGACATCTTGCTAATATGTTGATACTTAGCCACAGAAGACGactgtatttggtttttagctttatttaaacaactATTAAAATTTGAGGCATGAAATCATGCAGTTAATTTCACCAATAGGCTAGTTTGTGTTTGCAACACAACAAGTGCAAGTTCACATTGGCCCATTAGTCTGGGAAGTTGGTAAACAATAGTACATCCTGACTGTGGAATACATGGGTCAATGCTAAGTTAATAACTTATATAACATTCATTTTGTAAGCTTTAtgtgatttagttttttaaataatttgtagtGGTTATGCTTAGTTAATAAGATGTTaacaaattataataatttgtgcattattatggtttattttaattgggtAACTGATGCATGTTAAGTGTGATCTAACGTACATATTATATCTTAAGTGTAAATTCAGGGgcacttctgaaatattttggagCAGCTTCCACTGGCCAAAATGAAGAGCCACCTCCCTCTGCAGCCACATCTTTGCAGGatttgtgcaggtgtgtgtgtgtgccaggtgTAAACAGGGTGAAAGACCCAGATGCAAAAATCTGCACTGAATTCAgattatgttattattattttttttttatttattttattttattcatttgtatttgtgtgatgAAGGATTTATGCAGTTTACATTGGTGTTtacaaactatttattttatctatcttATTGTTTTATCTATTCTTGTTAATTTTcgtatttaataataaataaataataataattttcggTCGGTCGGTGGGGGGTGGGTCGGGGTGTTGATGGGGTTGGTTAGATGTGGTTTGTCGGGTGTGGAGGGCGCCGATGGGTGGTTCGCCCAGGGCGCAAAACTAGCCAGGACCGCCTCTGTCAACACTGGACTGACTTTTATAGGTGGAGAGATCTCAGGGAAGAGACAGGAAAAGGTGGATGCAGAGTTAGCCTTTGTTAGGGGATCGCTCTCTGAGAATATCTATTCAAGCTCAATAGAGtttctttaaaggtcccatattatgcaacaTTCACATTCTAAAtattttctaacagtcatatgtgtcctcataccctgtgtatgaggcccaaaaatgagaaaattctgtctcgtctctcacttgcttgctccacatTTAACTGTTCTtattagagctcactagagccagaTTTTGGAATGGTtgaaaatatgtataatatgggacctttaaatatcCAAAGTAAAGAGATAAAACTACCTCCATGCATCATATTTGGGTTCAGGTAAACTGGATCTATGGCTTATTCACACATACTCAGCAGAAACTTCAGCAGAAAAAGTCACATAAGTTTAATATCTCCATCATTAAATTTGACCTTCTGTCCTCAATTATGCTGGCCAATGCTGAATTTTCTTTGCCTTTTGTTTGCCTGCGTGACCTTATGCACACTTTCTCCTGTTGTTTTTAACAACTCTGAAGTTTTTGTAATCCCAGCTACTCATGCTCCAGTGATTTTGGCAAGTCAGAAAGGtcatacattttaaattgtataAAAGTAatggttgttaaaaaaaaagaaaagaaagaaaaagaaacatcttttatattttgcCAAGCACAGGATGCAAAACATATACAGTATGTTAGATTtatgcaaacaaacaacagaaaataggTGTTAAATATcttctgcttcatttttttctggtcaGTCCCTCAATATGCTTACATCCGTACCCATACTCTTTTTGTCatggtctttttcttttgcatagaGTTGCATTTCTCTGAAAGCATGTGGCGTTTAAAAGCTCACCTTTATATAAGCTTGAGTAACAATATTCACAAGATGGTTGATGCTTTGTTCCAGGCCCTCCAGCATAGATGTGTGGCACTGCAGACTGGTCTCGTTCTTGACATGTCGAACACCATGTTGAAACACCTGGAGGGTTTCCAACACATCTACGTGCTTTTCCTGGGCCTtgatatacacatacatacatgcacaatCTGTCAAATGTCTGGAACAAAAGGATTTTTGCGGTTCTTTACAGGGTTAATATCAACATGTTGTTAATGCTAGCAAGTTGGCACAAAGTGCCACTTGAGCCTGACAACAGTGTCTAGGTGTTTGCTCACTAAACATTCTCCTGGCAATTAAATTTTCGTTAGATAATTATAGAGGGTGAAAAATGAGATTAAAGACCAGAGCAGCTCTGTTAACACAACAAAATATGAAAGCAGCTTGTAGCCTAAGAAAGTCTGGTCCAAAATTTGATTtagtacaggaaaaaaaaactttgtaaaaaacaaaccatttttttcacaagtaaagtttttcatttaatctccAGATCTCGTTAATCACTTTGTTGACAGAAACCTCTGTCACTCCAACATCTGACAGTTTACATTCCTGTCTTGTCAGTCACACAGTGgctgctttcattttatttcactgaaCTTCCATCAGAACTTGTGTGGGCTTGAATTCTACAGAATTTCATTCAGTGATGAGATAGTATAAAACAGTTTCgagattttttttcacagtgaCTCCTGGATATCATGATCCACAATAATGAAACACCAGCAGCATTCACCTGAGCAAAACCAAACTGTTGAGCAAGACAATTTTCCCATTTGGTGGACAAAAAagatctattctattctattctatgctATGCTATTCTATAGATTTTGAGAACTTTGAGTTGTGACTTCATAATTGATTGTCTATAGACAATCAATAGCATGAAGGCTTGACATGAAAACACTTAAATATGCCACTGGGCTGGCCTTTACTACTCTgtgtataaaaaagaaaaaaaggtaaacaaaaTGCACTTGCAGTGGTTAAATGGATCAAACAGcctgtcaagttctgcacaatgactcattaatctgCTGGACTGTGACCCTCATGGGACCAAAATGAGTAGACCTGGTGCAGCATATTGACTGTCCTTTACATTCAGAAGAAAAAATGCTTTGAACTGCAGTTTCAATTTCAAATTtctctgtgggtccagatggaATTCTGTACGTattaaaaactcttggataagttattttaaaagcatATTTACAAATCAGActaaatttccatgtttatcTACAGGTTTTctaaattcagtaaagcaaagaaattgtccagagaagagagacagagcacttaattaaaactaaagatCAGTTCTGTTGCTGGTGGTTAAATGGTGAGTACGGGTTTTAAATTCCTTGATTATTTTAAGGAGGTCCTCTAAGCAAGCGAGACAGCAGGCGTTGCGTAGCAGATTACTCATTTAATCTATAAAAGATGTACTGAAAAACTAGAAACTAATGTCTTTGGCTTCTTTCTCAGcacttttagattttttctgCAAAAGCAATATAACTGTCTTACAAACGTTTCCCAACCTGATCACTGTGGTTGTTAGACCACATGATAGGCAGATTTTGGCAAGTAAGGTAAGAAGTTTTGCAACTTCTCTGGAAGTCTTTATTGACCcatgaaaaacacacatgtttttacaatagACAACGCTAAACCTGTCAGGCACCTTCAAGCTACGAGACTGTTTTGTTATGCCGCTTGTAAGTCACTAATAAATGTGCCTCTGAATCACACCCAATTCAACATATGCAGAACATTCGCCTTTcaacagaaaaatgagaaatattagTGATGGATGCAATGTGGTACTTacaggtttatttttccattccGTGTTAATCCACGTACATGGAAGCTGCACAGGAGAGGGCAGCACATCTAAGCCAGAGCAGTTAGCCTGAGCCTGAGCCTGAGCACGTCCAAAAGACAGAAATGGGAGGACATTCATTACAGGTTTCACATtccttttattaaatattgctggaaaaaaaaacaacattcatttaataaaatttttcaTAACTTCTTGACTCATCTAGCCATATTTCaactttgttaaatgagtctaaAGCACCACTTTTTTTCCTCACCATGACATTAATCCGTTCCATCATCTTTTGCTTGGGGTTCAGATTGCACCAAAAGTCTATAGGTCTGGTGTTGACTTCAGGCAGGTTGGTGGAAATCACTCctatcagcagcagcaggagtcCTGTAGGAGCGCATGACGGAGACGACTGAGGAGTTGCCATCAAGCTCCTTGACACAGCAGCAGACAGAATTTAACTCGCCCACATTTGGTTTTGGGAATCCTACTTCCCTTTTTATTTGTGATCATCGTATTCCTGTCTTTAAACGTCAGCAGTGTGAACTGTATCCCACTCAAATCCTTATCGCTTACTTTTCTTGCCAAAATTCCACCCACAAGCCATGCCCCAACAGGTTTTACAACTAAATTCATTCATATAGGAAActtctcatgtttgttttttgatgtgTGAAAGCTGAAAGGAGATAAATGCTCCAGAAATAGATCAAAAAGGTTTCTTTAAACGGAATTTACATGAGTCACTGAGAGGTCAAAGAAGTGCATGGAATTTCCTACTGAACTGAGACATTGTGCCAAAGTTGAGACACCACTGATATCCAAACCACAGTGAAACcagttatttaaatgtttaatgcagGTCATGAGTAGAGGAAGTTAACTTACTGCTATAAGCCATAACCCGCTCCTCCTGGATACATGGTGTCTCTCAGGTGTCTGCTCTCAACCTTCATCTCTCTCTTCCATTTAGCCTTAGATGAGCTCACATCACAGTTATATGAAAATcattaaatctgttaaaaatctgtttttagtcTGTAAATTCCAAGTCCTGAATCCCACCTACAAGGTTGGATGAAGACAGATTTCTTTACTGCTTCCTCTTTGACTGCAGTGCGTGTGGTAAGTTTAACATGTGGCTGCCCAGTTTGTCAGAggatttttgtttgatttagcCCCAAAGTTAATGTTTGACCCTGGATACTCAAAGCAAATAAGACCCAGCGTGTACTAACCCAGTTATAACATGATGATTCAGATCTGTAGGAGGCATTTTGGTTTTGACAAGGCTTTTCTAGGGGCCATCAGATGGCTCTATTTGTTGGTTCAGATGCCACAAACTTAGATGATGCTCAAAGCCAAGTAAGCATTTCCGTCCACTTACAGTAACACTCCCGCTGATTATAAACACAGTGTTTAATGAACCCAGCAAACAAATGGCTTTGGCCAGTTTACCAAAAAGTGGAATTGCATCAGAAGATGTTTGGTGGGCGGAGGgtgaggtgggggtggggggtactCTCAAAGGTACCACTGTTTAACTATCAATAGTGGAAACTTATTCATACCCTTGCATTTTGTATCTTATAAAGGCCAACAGAGTTAATGTTTGAGTACAAGACAAACCCCAGAGGTATGATACTGGTCTTTATAGTGTACGAACGGTAAGAGTACAAAGAAGCACCCACTGTTGAGGGTACAATAGTAGTACTTTTGAGGGTACCACCACAGTGACAGTTGCTTGTACCCTTAAGATACGTTTAGATGCACCTTAGAGTACAACtagttgctttgttttctgagTTTAGATAGAAAGACAGACAGTATTAAAAAAGCCAAAAGGGAAATGGATCCTACAGACAATGAACAGGAAATTCCTTCAATTACAAGCTCTCTGCATTATGCAATTACCTGTCTTGGAATACTTCTTGGGAATGAGCCATTCCACCAGTCACGGATTAACTTGAATCCAACATGTCACCCAAGTTTCTCTTTTAGTTCCTAGTTTAGCTTCATCTTGTGTAATCTCCACAGAATAGTCTTAATCTCCAGTGTCATAACAAAACTTGTTTTTCAGTAAGTGTCACCTCATCACTCTTACATCCTTTaacctttttgttgttgttgtttgtattttggAGAAATCTTGTGGGTTTTCCTCTATTCAGTAGCACCGTAACTTCAGAGGTATTCTACATTCTCAGACCCTTAAAGGCTGGGCTCTTGAGTGGGCAGATATTTTCATCTTCAGAGCTCCCATGACAACATTTACATTATCCAGTTTAACAGCCGAATTAAGTTAGGATTTTTACTACCATGATCATTGCAAGGAAGCTTTCTCTTCCCAAGGAGAACCTCGAGCAGCTGAGACACACCAGACTGACCCCAAAAGAGAGGCAGTGCTGCCTCTAGGCATTAGCTAGCTGACCAACCAAAAGACATTGTTCACCACTACTGGTGAGCAGTGGGGGTACTGGTCAGCTGCTCAGTTCTTGTCATTTTACTTTTCATGCCCCTTTAACATTCAGTCAGTAAAAATAGCCCCTTTCTACTTGGATCAATTCGAGAACAAAGGTTTACTTTTAAGATCATGAGTTTGCTTTTCAGACTGGAGTTCCAGTGGTGCCTTTGCAGAAACCCTGAAGTGTCATGGTTTTTAATGGTAGAACTTTAATTGAAGTAACTCATTCTTCAAGTTAAACTTCAGCAATCTGGTAATCTTTTGGAAGACATAACTCTCTATCTTTTCCTTTCTCGCAATTTCCCACTGGTGCTAGGTTATCCTTGGCTGAGTCTTAATAATCCTCATATTATTTGGTATGCAGGGAGAGTAGTTAGATGTAGTGAGTTCTGCTATTCTTCTTGTCTTCATTCTACTTGTCCTCATTAGTACAGATAAACTTGAGACTGCTCCTGAGATCCCCAAACTAGCTCAAATAACCTGTTTGAGGGgtttaacaaagacaaaacCTTGTTATCACCACATTGCTACAACTGCACAATAGATCGTaatagtataataataataatataataatagtaatagatTACCCAGGGGTTAACTTTGGTCATTAGCCAGCACCACATCATGTGATCTTGTCTTGATTCAGAGTAGGCATGTTCCTGAAAGTTGCcccatttctgtttttcagtggCATGACAGTCGCAGACTTCTCTGGTAAGATATTGTGCAATGCTGCAACCATGCAATCAGTGTTTTTCACACGAATTCTCATGATGAGATCCAGACATCATGCCAAGGGGTGTCAGACGTTCAAGAGTCTATGTTGCCGTACACTGTCTGTGCATGTCTTCcacatttaagttttaatcGATGATTTGGAACTAAAATAATCAAAGCCTCTGTAAACTTGTATATTTTTTACTTACATGAGGGAGATATTTCCTACTCTTAGTACCTCTCAAAGGTGCAGTGCTGATCAGGAGTGCCCCCAGTCATCATCAAAccaactgttttatttatgatcaACAGTAAATCCCCAACAAATCCccaaaatgctgggataggctccagcttacccgcgactcataatggacaaagcggtacagacaatgaatgaatgagtaaatgaaaaacaaactgtggaaaaaaattattttacattcataTATGTTAGTAAAGTCTGGTTCACTCATAGACATTATTCTCACCAAAAGGCCAGACAGGTACATACTTGGCATGTTCTGCCTAAGTCTTAGTGATCACCGTGGCATAGTCTTTGTTTGCAAGGGCACCAGGTTtagaaattttttttctcattgctTGCTCAAAAACTTCAGTGAGCAGGTTTTCTTGCTTGGCCTGGCATTCGTGGAGTGGCACAGAATTGGGCTTATCCCAAATGTCCAGGaggcttgtgtgtgttttaaggaATTGTTCACTGCTGTGCTGGATAAAGATGTCCCTGTCAAAAAGATGAGAATAAAAAGAGTCCTGATCTGTCTGAGCTTATTTGCCAAAAATACACTCTATGGGGTAAAGCAAAATCTTCCAGTTTGACATCTGACTGGCAGTTTCACAGGGAAGTGAGACACTTATGCACTTAGTCCATTAAGCAGGCAAACTCAAGTTAATTCAAACAACTGACTGCAAACAGTTCTGACCCTAAATTTTGGAAcaccattaaaaatgtaaaatagaaatatgcCTTTCCACCTGCCTACCGatctcaattaaaaataaaggcaTTATTATCATTGACAAATCTAAATTAATAGActaccttaaaaaaaactttgtcacAGCTGGCTGTGTCTTTAGCAACAACTCCTGCACCCCAACCTGTTCTTCTGTCAACAAGGTTACTCACCCAgatctccctccctccttctttcaaACAAGAGTTTGATGTATGGTGGACCAAAACtgccaaaagtaaaaataaatagagaaaatttaaaatgaacaaactgatgTACCAATAAATTATgccaaaaaaaatgtaaaaagtaatttttcCATGAAGAAGCCTGTAAAACAGGacacaaatttatatttcttttgtcattttcaacagttttaattgaactttgtgttaatattcctgtttatttacttttccatgtaatttttggttcagtttatttatttatttggtaattttttatacttgtttttctccttaattttctatgtatttatttctatattatttttcttttacattttcttatcctcaaaatgatttatttctgtattttattttcacctaaCATAGTCCCTATTCTGGACTATGGTGACGTTGTCTATAGGTGTGCCTTAAACACTCTTCTTCTCAAAAGAGATATAATTTACCACACTGCTATCCGTTTCATGACTGGGGCTTCTTTCACTACCCACCACTGCCACCTGTACTCTCTGTTGTACTGGAGCTTCACTCCAGTCTCACAGGCAAACTCACTGGTTATTATTCATCTACAAAACTTTAACTGGGAAATCTCAATTATACCTTGAGTCACTTTTGAATAGTAGCTCCATGAATCGCAGCCTAGTAGTGTTATTAATCTCCCATACCCAAAGTTCACACCTCCTTTGGtcgtttttcttttcagttttctgaAATTAAGTACATTTATCCCTAACTCTTTCTTTAAAGAATTCTTACAATCGTTGCACTTGTTTTTAGCCACTAActtattatttgttattattgtattttgCACTAGTTGTAGTTGCTAATGTATTATTTGATACTGTATTTTTTACACTTGccatttttctttcagtatAGTTTgtgatgtaattttgttttccttgtgttttcctgtcttcaTTATTTTAGAGTGTCAGTCATTTATTATCTACTTATTCATTGTTTGCTGCATTtctgtttctggttttgtttttgtagttcAGCAGAGTGAGTCTatggtggctctaacagccaatcaggttctacacaatgactcattaatttgactcaggtgtgttgatgcagggatacatggaaaacctgctggactgcagccctcgtaggaccgaattgagtagccctggtctatggggattgaccgAGTGACAACCTCcgccggtaaaatgtgaagcctttgCAGAAGTGCAAAAGATTGCAGTTTACCCCTCATCTGCTAGAGGCTGGCTccatccccatagactcccatgttaaaaagaccaacttcacagcagaaataaacacgtttaaagcctggtacaaaaatgtattttagaattaataggtcaagtttactttcattacaactgtgaggggggtgaatttttttttctagctcaTCCGTTTAGAtgtttaatcttgaaattctgcataattagggggCGTGTCCTTtagattgacatgtatccaatatccatggCAAGAAggaagagtgcagcacaaccgcggtttctagccttagctttagctttagcccacctacctccattagctggttagctaccattagctcttagctacaggcagctcggagtttgatgggcgtcaatcatccacccccaccttcacagtccaccactcagctccacctctatgcccatttttggattttccgggaatgacgaTCTGCATAATGCaaccaagatggcgatggtgggaaccgCCCGATGAGCTTAAATTCATCTCTttagaaacctacgggtgagaCTCCGTCCATCTGTTATATACAGTCtgtggggattgactctgttttggagccagcccctagccgATGAGGgatgaactgcaattttttgcacttccacataggcttcacattttaccttGGCAGGTTGCCGCTTGATCCAGACAGAGGTTGATAATAATAAAGTTTCTCTGCTTCACAGTTAAAGAGGATGTTCTGCGCAGGGCATGGGGAAAAGGAAGGTGTTTTTGATGAGCTAAGGATATATTTTGACCAGGGTTACTCGCCTGCAATTCTGCAAAAGCACATAGAagcacctgttgccatggcaacggggtgccgccatcttggatttcattgccatttgaacgaactagtttGACGGGATTCGTGCAAATTATTATTCTCATCATTGAGCTCAGGACACAGGAGAAGAGTTGCCATACTTATTTCTAGTATGCTACTTTGTTGAATATATACACATCTCTAggaggtaattttttttttttatttgttttatttatttatttatttattattattatttttttcagaaaatggTAGAAAATGATGATAATGTACACAAGGATAGATTAATTTTTGACATTTgggaagaataaaaataaaatgagtgaTTGTGAAATTGGGATAATAGACTTAAATGACCCTGCATCTCATCtgcagagatctgaacacatcacaccagttttaaaatctttacactggcttccagtcagtcacagaatagat encodes:
- the thpo gene encoding thrombopoietin isoform X2, whose product is MAYSRLLLLLIGVISTNLPEVNTRPIDFWCNLNPKQKMMERINVMAQANCSGLDVLPSPVQLPCTWINTEWKNKPAQEKHVDVLETLQVFQHGVRHVKNETSLQCHTSMLEGLEQSINHLVNIVTQAYIKGDEVTSSRPSGEICGSETNFTKVVNSYKQLIKGKLHHLSVDLCLSMTQDNKGTSS
- the thpo gene encoding thrombopoietin isoform X1, which translates into the protein MAYSRLLLLLIGVISTNLPEVNTRPIDFWCNLNPKQKMMERINVMAQAQANCSGLDVLPSPVQLPCTWINTEWKNKPAQEKHVDVLETLQVFQHGVRHVKNETSLQCHTSMLEGLEQSINHLVNIVTQAYIKGDEVTSSRPSGEICGSETNFTKVVNSYKQLIKGKLHHLSVDLCLSMTQDNKGTSS